The region TGCAGCAAGCACGCGAAGCAGCTCGTCGGATGTCGTGCAGTAATCAGATTAAGCAACTTGGACTTGCGCTGCATAACTATCACGATACCTACGGCAAACTTCCGCCTGGGTTGGTGACCAATAACCACCTCAGCTGGCAAGTTCAGATTCTCCCGTTCCTGGAACAATCCGCATTGCTGGATGCGATTCAAACAGTGGGAGCAATGAACGAGAACTGGGAAAATATCGACGAGATGACCACGCTCGGCAACCCTCCGCTGGCCAAGACCGAAGTCCAAGCATACGTTTGCCCCTCGGACGTCGGTGGCGGTCTGAACGAACGCGCCGCTGGCTACGCCAAGTCGAACTACGTCGGCGTTTTCTCGGCTTATTACAATCCCACGAACCCGACCGCGACCAACGACAACGGCGGCACCGATCGTCAGGCCACATTCTTCGACAACTCGAAAGTCAAGTTCCGTGACATCGTCGACGGCATGAGCAACACCATCATCGTTGCCGAACGTCAAACGTCTCCACGATCTGGCCCGGCCGGTTCGCTTTGGGTTGGCTACACCCAAGACTCCAGCGCCGCGATCAACAGCACGATCGCTCAGTTCCAGATTCGGCTTCGCATGGAACGTGCTTCCAACGATACCGACTACGTCATCAACGGAACGACCAACTACAACCCCAGCAGCTACCACCCCGGCGGCGCTCAGTTCCTGCGTGGCGATGCAAGTGTTGTCTTCCTGCCAGAGACGATCAACCTTCGCACGCAAGCCGCACTCGGCACCATCGATGGCGGCGAAGTTCTCGGCGAATACTAAACCGTCGCCTGACGAAACCTATCAGGTCTCGAGGCAAGCGACTTAGCCTCGAGACCTTTTTCATTCTTGATCATCACCCCGGAGAGCACTCAACATGTTGCGCCAGCTCCCTCTTTATTCGTGTCTTTTGTTGTCGGTGTTGTTGCTGACGGCCGGCTGCCAATCCGGTCAAGACTTCTCCAGCGTCTCTGGCCAAGTCACGATGGATGGCAAGCCACTTGCCGATGCGATCGTTGCGTTCGATCCCGGCAGTGGCAATCGCCCCGCGATCGGCACAACCGACGCCGACGGCCAGTACCAGTTGCAATACACGGCCAATCAAATGGGCACCGCACCTGGCAGCTACACCGTCAGAATTTCCTCCGCTGCCAGCCAAGGGGAAGGGCAACCACAACGCCGCTCCTCAATTCCCACCAAGTACAACGAACAGTCCGAACTGACCGTCGAAGTCACCCCCGGCACTAACCGCAACGTCAACTTCGAGTTGCAATCGAAGTAACCCACACGCAGCAACACCCACCAAGCCAAACAAGTCCGCAGCGAAGCCATTCGCCCGCGGACTTTTTCATGTCCCCACGTTCCGTTTTGTAGGTCCGCCTAGTCAGACGTAATGCCTAAGACAGACTTTCGCAAGTGCGTGTGGAGGAACAATTTGGCGATCACCCACTACTCATTAGGGACATTTGCGTAGCGCGCTAGGCTTCCTCCCTCGTCATAGCCAATGCAGCACCACCAACCATTATTTCGCAGTTTCTGACATTTAATGAGAGTTCTCCCCCTTTACGACCTAGTACGCGGCAAATAGACTAACCAGCTATTGAGACCGAGTCTCTCAATCAACTTTGTATTGACTCGGTATTCATTGACGTTGATTTCTAAATGTAGGTGTCGCAATGTCGTGATGGGTTCTTAGGGAGATATAGCAAGCCTCTCTTCGCCTGCCAAAACCCGTAGCCATCGGCATTATCCCGAAACGAAATTCACCGTTTGAGTGCGGCTCGCACGACGTTGGTCGTGAAGAGTCGGGGAATCTACCACCACGATTTTGTACTGATCCAATTAGGGGAAAGAAATGCGATTGCATCCCAAAGCAACGCTGTTGCGGCGTGCATTTACTCTGGTCGAACTGCTTGTTGTGATCGCGAT is a window of Bremerella sp. TYQ1 DNA encoding:
- a CDS encoding DUF1559 domain-containing protein, translated to MGLVSRRRSRAFTLVELLVVIAIIGVLIALLLPAVQQAREAARRMSCSNQIKQLGLALHNYHDTYGKLPPGLVTNNHLSWQVQILPFLEQSALLDAIQTVGAMNENWENIDEMTTLGNPPLAKTEVQAYVCPSDVGGGLNERAAGYAKSNYVGVFSAYYNPTNPTATNDNGGTDRQATFFDNSKVKFRDIVDGMSNTIIVAERQTSPRSGPAGSLWVGYTQDSSAAINSTIAQFQIRLRMERASNDTDYVINGTTNYNPSSYHPGGAQFLRGDASVVFLPETINLRTQAALGTIDGGEVLGEY
- a CDS encoding carboxypeptidase-like regulatory domain-containing protein, encoding MLRQLPLYSCLLLSVLLLTAGCQSGQDFSSVSGQVTMDGKPLADAIVAFDPGSGNRPAIGTTDADGQYQLQYTANQMGTAPGSYTVRISSAASQGEGQPQRRSSIPTKYNEQSELTVEVTPGTNRNVNFELQSK